In a genomic window of Cyclopterus lumpus isolate fCycLum1 chromosome 13, fCycLum1.pri, whole genome shotgun sequence:
- the smc4 gene encoding structural maintenance of chromosomes protein 4 isoform X1 codes for MPSKTAKSSTAKPRGKGSQPRDDSGDELDVAPQETNSNGQEEAPPTTDDFVIVECTSSPDLLSKRDPSHGEAAEAVDNRSLEEILGSIPPPPPPAMTNEPGAPRLMITHLVNRNFKSYAGEQILGPFHKRFSCIIGPNGSGKSNVIDSMLFVFGYRAQKIRSKKLSVLIHSSDKHKDVQSCTVEVHFQKIIDKEGDDYEVVPNSKFYVSRTANKDNSAAYYINGKKATFKEVGALLRSHGIDLDHNRFLILQGEVEQIAMMKPKGQTEHDEGMLEYLEDIIGSCRLKEPILTLARRIELLNEQRGEKLNRVKLVEKEKNALEGERNKAVEFLTLENDIFKHKSQLCQYYVQDLQKRVVDKEQEKQKILEDTKELTEKTTKISQETEKMNQEIKNVEKKQNKLNKYIETQKEKFTQLDLQDVEVREKIKHSKSKSKKLQKQLEKDKEKLEEVRGVPASSEKAISEATACKEELEKQKVKEEKKLEEVMESLKEETSGLQQDKETKEKELMELSKAVNETRSRMDLAQSELDIYLSRHNTALTQLNTAKQTLQTTSDTLRERRAAIKDLEVKIPQNEQGLKKDEGALEQLMKTDNETREVVREMRQKVDEAKSSRSSNRSRGRVLDALMQQKTSGRIPGIFGRLGDLGAIDEKYDVAISSSCGALDNIVVDTIDTAQKCVMFLKEQNIGFATFIGLDKMKVWERNMAPISTPENSPRLFDMVRVKDESVRPAFYFALRDTLVAQDMEQATRMAFQKDKRWRVVTLKGQIIEMAGTMTGGGRALKGRMGSSIGTEVSQEELDCLESKLNEKVSKLQDCQEKKLQLEENVQRLRPQLRDMKNTLEKYANSMTSLADQEAHLKLQIKELEANVLAAAPDKAKQKQKEKSLDAFKKDYDAASSRAGKVENEVKRLHNLIVDINSHKLKAQQDKLDKVNKELDDCSSTITKAKVAIKTADRNLKKCEESVSRVQKEQEENEKSMVELTEQLKKLEDEAGEVMKACQEAEAALPEVQEQYREVLKEIKVLRQQEHAMQEESLSVRLRIEQIETTLSEHNNKIKHWQKEATKLSLHTIEGEPVEELPVLTSAELEEISNPNIIINKMITLETKSSQMKPNLGAIAEYKKKEELYLQRVAQLDEITTERDQFKRGYEDLRKQRLNEFMTGFNMITNKLKENYQMLTLGGDAELELVDSLDPFSEGIMFSVRPPKKSWKKIFNLSGGEKTLSSLALVFALHHYKPTPLYFMDEIDAALDFKNVSIVACYIYEQTKNAQFIIISLRNNMFEIADRLIGIYKTHNTTKSVGINPKTIVFKEHGAVTA; via the exons ATGCCATCTAAAACTGCAAAGAGCTCAACCGCCAAGCCAAGAGGGAAAGGGTCGCAGCCTCGGGATGACTCCGGAGACGAGCTGGATGTAGCCCCTCAAGAAACCAACTCCAATGGCCAAGAGGAGGCACCGCCGACAACTG ATGATTTTGTTATCGTCGAGTGTACTTCTTCCCCGGATCTTCTCAGCAAACGAG ATCCGTCTCACGGGGAAGCTGCAGAGGCGGTTGATAATCGAAGTTTGGAGGAGATTCTCGGTAGCATCCCTCCACCCCCGCCCCCAGCAATGACCAATGAACCAGGCGCTCCTCGCCTGATGATAACACATTTAGTTAATCGCAATTTTAAATCGTATGCAGGCGAGCAGATTCTGGGGCCTTTCCACAAG CGCTTTTCGTGCATCATTGGTCCAAATGGGAGTGGGAAGTCCAATGTGATAGATTCAATGCTCTTTGTGTTTGGATACAGAGCTCAAAAGATCAGATCAAAAAAGCTCTCAGTGCTGATTCACAGCTCTGATAAACATAAGGATGTGCAAAGCTGTACTGTGGAGGTGCATTTTCAAAAGATTATTGATAAG GAAGGAGATGACTACGAAGTCGTTCCAAACAGCAAGTTCTATGTTTCCAGGACTGCAAATAAAGACAATTCTGCAGCCTACTACATCAATGGCAAAAAAGCCACATTCAAAGAAGTGGGGGCTTTACTTCGAAGCCATGGCATTGACCTAGACCACAACAGATTTCTGATCTTACAG GGCGAGGTAGAGCAGATTGCCATGATGAAGCCTAAAGGTCAGACGGAGCATGACGAGGGCATGCTGGAGTACCTGGAGGACATTATCGGTTCCTGCCGCCTCAAGGAGCCGATCCTAACCCTGGCGCGCCGCATTGAGCTACTCAATGAGCAGAGGGGCGAGAAG CTAAACCGAGTAAAGCTTgtggaaaaggagaagaatgCTTTGGAGGGTGAAAGGAACAAAGCTGTGGAGTTTCTCACCCTGGAAAATGACATCTTCAAACACAAGAGTCAGCTCTGCCAATATTATGT TCAGGATCTGCAGAAGCGTGTTGTAGATAAAGAGCAAGAGAAGCAGAAGATCTTGGAGGACACCAAGGAACTTACTGAGAAAACTACGAAGATATcacaagagacagagaaaatgaaCCAAGAGATCAAAAATGTGGAGAA GAAACAAAATAAGCTCAACAAGTACATTGAGACCCAGAAGGAGAAGTTCACCCAGCTGGACCTGCAGGACGTTGAAGTGCGTGAGAAGATTAAGCACTCCAAGAGCAAGAGCAAGAAACTGCAGAAGCAGCTGGAAAAGGACAAAGAAAAG CTGGAGGAAGTGCGCGGTGTTCCAGCCAGCAGTGAAAAGGCCATCTCTGAGGCAACAGCTTGCAAGGAAGAGCTGGAGAAGCAGAAggtgaaagaagagaaaaagcttgaggaggtgatggagagtcTCAAAGAAGAAACCAGTGGTTTGCAACAGGACAAAGAG ACCAAAGAGAAAGAGCTGATGGAGCTCAGCAAGGCTGTGAATGAGACCCGGTCTCGTATGGACCTGGCTCAGTCGGAGCTTGACATCTACCTTAGCCGCCACAACACAGCTCTGACGCAGCTCAACACGGCCAAGCAGACACTTCAGACAACGTCTGACACGCTGCGTGAGCGTCGTGCGGCCATCAAAGACTTGGAAGTCAAAATACCCCAGAATGAACAGGGGctcaaaaag gATGAAGGAGCACTGGAGCAGCTGATGAAGACGGACAATGAGACTCGGGAAGTGGTGAGGGAAATGAGGCAGAAGGTGGATGAAGCCAAAAGCTCTCGGTCCTCCAACCGCAGTCGAGGAAGGGTCCTGGATGCCCTCATGCAGCAGAAGACGAGTGGCAGAATCCCTGGCATCTTTGGAAGATTG GGAGACCTTGGAGCCATTGATGAGAAGTACGATGTGGCCATTTCCTCTAGTTGTGGCGCCCTGGACAACATCGTAGTGGATACCATTGACACAGCCCAGAAATGTGTCATGTTCCTCAAAGAGCAAAACATTGGGTTCGCCACCTTCATTGGTCTTGACAAG ATGAAGGTGTGGGAGAGAAACATGGCTCCCATTAGCACTCCAGAGAACAGCCCTCGTCTCTTTGACATGGTGCGTGTGAAAGATGAGAGTGTGCGACCAGCTTTCTACTTTGCCCTAAGGGACACTCTGGTTGCCCAGGACATGGAGCAGGCCACAAGGATGGCCTTCCAAAAAGACAAGCGCTGGAGAGTGGTCACCCTGAAGGGACAGATAATTGAGATGGCTG GAACCATGaccggaggaggaagagcactGAAGGGCAGAATGGGCTCCTCGATTGGTACCGAAGTCTCCCAGGAGGAG CTCGACTGTTTGGAGAGCAAGCTGAATGAGAAAGTGTCAAAGCTGCAGGACTGCCAAGAGAAAAAGTTGCAGCTAGAAGAGAATGTCCAGCGCCTGCGGCCACAGCTCCGGGATATGAAAAACACCTTGGAAAAATACGCCAACAGCATGACT AGTCTCGCTGATCAGGAGGCTCACTTGAAACTTCAGATCAAGGAACTTGAGGCCAATGTGCTGGCTGCTGCCCCAGACAAGGccaaacagaaacagaaggaaaagaGCCTGGATGCCTTCAAGAAAG ACTATGACGCAGCCTCCAGTCGGGCTGGCAAGGTGGAGAATGAGGTCAAACGGCTCCACAACCTGATTGTAGACATCAATAGCCACAAGCTAAAGGCTCAGCAGGACAAGCTAGATAAGGTCAACAAGGAGCTAGATGACTGCTCCTCCACTATAACCAAGGCCAAAGTAGCCATAAAGACGGCTGACCG CAACCTGAAGAAGTGTGAGGAGAGCGTGAGTCGTGtgcagaaggagcaggaggagaatgAGAAATCAATGGTGGAGCTCACTGAACAACTGAAGAAACTGGAAGATGAGGCCGGGGAGGTCATGAAGGCCTGTCAGGAGGCTGAG GCCGCACTTCctgaggtgcaggagcagtatCGGGAGGTGTTGAAGGAGATAAAGGTCCTGCGGCAGCAAGAGCACGCCATGCAGGAGGAGTCCCTCAGCGTCCGGCTGCGCATTGAACAGATCGAGACCACCCTctctgaacacaacaacaaaatcaaacaCTGGCAGAAAGAG GCCACCAAGCTGTCCCTTCATACCATTGAGGGAGAGCCAGTCGAGGAACTTCCTGTACTTACATCTGCTGAACTTGAAGAAATCTCCAAtcccaacatcatcatcaacaagATGATCACTTTGGAGACCAAGAGTTCCCAGATGAAGCCCAACCTCGGGGCCATTGCTGAGTACAAGAAGAAG gaggAGCTGTACCTGCAGCGGGTGGCTCAGCTGGACGAGATCACTACAGAGAGGGACCAGTTCAAACGTGGCTACGAGGACCTGCGCAAGCAGCGCCTCAACGAGTTCATGACCGGATTCAACATGATCACAAACAAGCTGAAGGAAAACTACCAGATGCTCACACTGGGTGGCGATGCAGAGCTGGAGCTTGTGGACAGTTTAGACCCCTTCTCCGAGGGAATCATGTTCAG TGTGCGTCCTCCAAAGAAGAGCTGGAAAAAGATCTTTAACCTGTCGGGAGGGGAAAAGACCCTGAGCTCCTTGGCCTTGGTGTTTGCTCTGCACCACTACAAACCCACCCCGCTCTACTTCATGGATGAGATCGATGCTGCCCTCGACTTCAAGAACGTCTCCATTGTGGCCTGTTACATTTAT GAGCAAACAAAGAACGCTCAGTTCATCATCATTTCTCTGAGGAACAACATGTTTGAGATCGCTGATCGTCTCATTGGCATCTACAAGACTCACAACACCACCAAGAGCGTGGGAATCAACCCCAAGACCATCGTGTTCAAAGAGCACGGTGCCGTCACTGCTTAA
- the smc4 gene encoding structural maintenance of chromosomes protein 4 isoform X2, whose amino-acid sequence MPSKTAKSSTAKPRGKGSQPRDDSGDELDVAPQETNSNGQEEAPPTTDPSHGEAAEAVDNRSLEEILGSIPPPPPPAMTNEPGAPRLMITHLVNRNFKSYAGEQILGPFHKRFSCIIGPNGSGKSNVIDSMLFVFGYRAQKIRSKKLSVLIHSSDKHKDVQSCTVEVHFQKIIDKEGDDYEVVPNSKFYVSRTANKDNSAAYYINGKKATFKEVGALLRSHGIDLDHNRFLILQGEVEQIAMMKPKGQTEHDEGMLEYLEDIIGSCRLKEPILTLARRIELLNEQRGEKLNRVKLVEKEKNALEGERNKAVEFLTLENDIFKHKSQLCQYYVQDLQKRVVDKEQEKQKILEDTKELTEKTTKISQETEKMNQEIKNVEKKQNKLNKYIETQKEKFTQLDLQDVEVREKIKHSKSKSKKLQKQLEKDKEKLEEVRGVPASSEKAISEATACKEELEKQKVKEEKKLEEVMESLKEETSGLQQDKETKEKELMELSKAVNETRSRMDLAQSELDIYLSRHNTALTQLNTAKQTLQTTSDTLRERRAAIKDLEVKIPQNEQGLKKDEGALEQLMKTDNETREVVREMRQKVDEAKSSRSSNRSRGRVLDALMQQKTSGRIPGIFGRLGDLGAIDEKYDVAISSSCGALDNIVVDTIDTAQKCVMFLKEQNIGFATFIGLDKMKVWERNMAPISTPENSPRLFDMVRVKDESVRPAFYFALRDTLVAQDMEQATRMAFQKDKRWRVVTLKGQIIEMAGTMTGGGRALKGRMGSSIGTEVSQEELDCLESKLNEKVSKLQDCQEKKLQLEENVQRLRPQLRDMKNTLEKYANSMTSLADQEAHLKLQIKELEANVLAAAPDKAKQKQKEKSLDAFKKDYDAASSRAGKVENEVKRLHNLIVDINSHKLKAQQDKLDKVNKELDDCSSTITKAKVAIKTADRNLKKCEESVSRVQKEQEENEKSMVELTEQLKKLEDEAGEVMKACQEAEAALPEVQEQYREVLKEIKVLRQQEHAMQEESLSVRLRIEQIETTLSEHNNKIKHWQKEATKLSLHTIEGEPVEELPVLTSAELEEISNPNIIINKMITLETKSSQMKPNLGAIAEYKKKEELYLQRVAQLDEITTERDQFKRGYEDLRKQRLNEFMTGFNMITNKLKENYQMLTLGGDAELELVDSLDPFSEGIMFSVRPPKKSWKKIFNLSGGEKTLSSLALVFALHHYKPTPLYFMDEIDAALDFKNVSIVACYIYEQTKNAQFIIISLRNNMFEIADRLIGIYKTHNTTKSVGINPKTIVFKEHGAVTA is encoded by the exons ATGCCATCTAAAACTGCAAAGAGCTCAACCGCCAAGCCAAGAGGGAAAGGGTCGCAGCCTCGGGATGACTCCGGAGACGAGCTGGATGTAGCCCCTCAAGAAACCAACTCCAATGGCCAAGAGGAGGCACCGCCGACAACTG ATCCGTCTCACGGGGAAGCTGCAGAGGCGGTTGATAATCGAAGTTTGGAGGAGATTCTCGGTAGCATCCCTCCACCCCCGCCCCCAGCAATGACCAATGAACCAGGCGCTCCTCGCCTGATGATAACACATTTAGTTAATCGCAATTTTAAATCGTATGCAGGCGAGCAGATTCTGGGGCCTTTCCACAAG CGCTTTTCGTGCATCATTGGTCCAAATGGGAGTGGGAAGTCCAATGTGATAGATTCAATGCTCTTTGTGTTTGGATACAGAGCTCAAAAGATCAGATCAAAAAAGCTCTCAGTGCTGATTCACAGCTCTGATAAACATAAGGATGTGCAAAGCTGTACTGTGGAGGTGCATTTTCAAAAGATTATTGATAAG GAAGGAGATGACTACGAAGTCGTTCCAAACAGCAAGTTCTATGTTTCCAGGACTGCAAATAAAGACAATTCTGCAGCCTACTACATCAATGGCAAAAAAGCCACATTCAAAGAAGTGGGGGCTTTACTTCGAAGCCATGGCATTGACCTAGACCACAACAGATTTCTGATCTTACAG GGCGAGGTAGAGCAGATTGCCATGATGAAGCCTAAAGGTCAGACGGAGCATGACGAGGGCATGCTGGAGTACCTGGAGGACATTATCGGTTCCTGCCGCCTCAAGGAGCCGATCCTAACCCTGGCGCGCCGCATTGAGCTACTCAATGAGCAGAGGGGCGAGAAG CTAAACCGAGTAAAGCTTgtggaaaaggagaagaatgCTTTGGAGGGTGAAAGGAACAAAGCTGTGGAGTTTCTCACCCTGGAAAATGACATCTTCAAACACAAGAGTCAGCTCTGCCAATATTATGT TCAGGATCTGCAGAAGCGTGTTGTAGATAAAGAGCAAGAGAAGCAGAAGATCTTGGAGGACACCAAGGAACTTACTGAGAAAACTACGAAGATATcacaagagacagagaaaatgaaCCAAGAGATCAAAAATGTGGAGAA GAAACAAAATAAGCTCAACAAGTACATTGAGACCCAGAAGGAGAAGTTCACCCAGCTGGACCTGCAGGACGTTGAAGTGCGTGAGAAGATTAAGCACTCCAAGAGCAAGAGCAAGAAACTGCAGAAGCAGCTGGAAAAGGACAAAGAAAAG CTGGAGGAAGTGCGCGGTGTTCCAGCCAGCAGTGAAAAGGCCATCTCTGAGGCAACAGCTTGCAAGGAAGAGCTGGAGAAGCAGAAggtgaaagaagagaaaaagcttgaggaggtgatggagagtcTCAAAGAAGAAACCAGTGGTTTGCAACAGGACAAAGAG ACCAAAGAGAAAGAGCTGATGGAGCTCAGCAAGGCTGTGAATGAGACCCGGTCTCGTATGGACCTGGCTCAGTCGGAGCTTGACATCTACCTTAGCCGCCACAACACAGCTCTGACGCAGCTCAACACGGCCAAGCAGACACTTCAGACAACGTCTGACACGCTGCGTGAGCGTCGTGCGGCCATCAAAGACTTGGAAGTCAAAATACCCCAGAATGAACAGGGGctcaaaaag gATGAAGGAGCACTGGAGCAGCTGATGAAGACGGACAATGAGACTCGGGAAGTGGTGAGGGAAATGAGGCAGAAGGTGGATGAAGCCAAAAGCTCTCGGTCCTCCAACCGCAGTCGAGGAAGGGTCCTGGATGCCCTCATGCAGCAGAAGACGAGTGGCAGAATCCCTGGCATCTTTGGAAGATTG GGAGACCTTGGAGCCATTGATGAGAAGTACGATGTGGCCATTTCCTCTAGTTGTGGCGCCCTGGACAACATCGTAGTGGATACCATTGACACAGCCCAGAAATGTGTCATGTTCCTCAAAGAGCAAAACATTGGGTTCGCCACCTTCATTGGTCTTGACAAG ATGAAGGTGTGGGAGAGAAACATGGCTCCCATTAGCACTCCAGAGAACAGCCCTCGTCTCTTTGACATGGTGCGTGTGAAAGATGAGAGTGTGCGACCAGCTTTCTACTTTGCCCTAAGGGACACTCTGGTTGCCCAGGACATGGAGCAGGCCACAAGGATGGCCTTCCAAAAAGACAAGCGCTGGAGAGTGGTCACCCTGAAGGGACAGATAATTGAGATGGCTG GAACCATGaccggaggaggaagagcactGAAGGGCAGAATGGGCTCCTCGATTGGTACCGAAGTCTCCCAGGAGGAG CTCGACTGTTTGGAGAGCAAGCTGAATGAGAAAGTGTCAAAGCTGCAGGACTGCCAAGAGAAAAAGTTGCAGCTAGAAGAGAATGTCCAGCGCCTGCGGCCACAGCTCCGGGATATGAAAAACACCTTGGAAAAATACGCCAACAGCATGACT AGTCTCGCTGATCAGGAGGCTCACTTGAAACTTCAGATCAAGGAACTTGAGGCCAATGTGCTGGCTGCTGCCCCAGACAAGGccaaacagaaacagaaggaaaagaGCCTGGATGCCTTCAAGAAAG ACTATGACGCAGCCTCCAGTCGGGCTGGCAAGGTGGAGAATGAGGTCAAACGGCTCCACAACCTGATTGTAGACATCAATAGCCACAAGCTAAAGGCTCAGCAGGACAAGCTAGATAAGGTCAACAAGGAGCTAGATGACTGCTCCTCCACTATAACCAAGGCCAAAGTAGCCATAAAGACGGCTGACCG CAACCTGAAGAAGTGTGAGGAGAGCGTGAGTCGTGtgcagaaggagcaggaggagaatgAGAAATCAATGGTGGAGCTCACTGAACAACTGAAGAAACTGGAAGATGAGGCCGGGGAGGTCATGAAGGCCTGTCAGGAGGCTGAG GCCGCACTTCctgaggtgcaggagcagtatCGGGAGGTGTTGAAGGAGATAAAGGTCCTGCGGCAGCAAGAGCACGCCATGCAGGAGGAGTCCCTCAGCGTCCGGCTGCGCATTGAACAGATCGAGACCACCCTctctgaacacaacaacaaaatcaaacaCTGGCAGAAAGAG GCCACCAAGCTGTCCCTTCATACCATTGAGGGAGAGCCAGTCGAGGAACTTCCTGTACTTACATCTGCTGAACTTGAAGAAATCTCCAAtcccaacatcatcatcaacaagATGATCACTTTGGAGACCAAGAGTTCCCAGATGAAGCCCAACCTCGGGGCCATTGCTGAGTACAAGAAGAAG gaggAGCTGTACCTGCAGCGGGTGGCTCAGCTGGACGAGATCACTACAGAGAGGGACCAGTTCAAACGTGGCTACGAGGACCTGCGCAAGCAGCGCCTCAACGAGTTCATGACCGGATTCAACATGATCACAAACAAGCTGAAGGAAAACTACCAGATGCTCACACTGGGTGGCGATGCAGAGCTGGAGCTTGTGGACAGTTTAGACCCCTTCTCCGAGGGAATCATGTTCAG TGTGCGTCCTCCAAAGAAGAGCTGGAAAAAGATCTTTAACCTGTCGGGAGGGGAAAAGACCCTGAGCTCCTTGGCCTTGGTGTTTGCTCTGCACCACTACAAACCCACCCCGCTCTACTTCATGGATGAGATCGATGCTGCCCTCGACTTCAAGAACGTCTCCATTGTGGCCTGTTACATTTAT GAGCAAACAAAGAACGCTCAGTTCATCATCATTTCTCTGAGGAACAACATGTTTGAGATCGCTGATCGTCTCATTGGCATCTACAAGACTCACAACACCACCAAGAGCGTGGGAATCAACCCCAAGACCATCGTGTTCAAAGAGCACGGTGCCGTCACTGCTTAA